A region of the Cyanobacteriota bacterium genome:
CTTGCCCTGCAGCACCCTTCATCAGGTTGTCAATTGCACAAGTGATGGTGGCGCGCTTGAGTCTTGGATCGTAGTTGACTTGAATAAATGCTTTATTCGTGCCAACCGCCCATTTGGTTTGCGGGTAGAGTTCAGGTTCTAGTACTTTGATAAATTGCTCAGCAGAGTATCTTGTTTCATAGAGCTTGCGCAGCTGCGCTTCACTAGTGTCTTTGGTGAAATTAATATAGCAAGTTGTCAAAAGACCAACTGACATTGGTACTAGATGCGGAGAAAAACTAAGCTCGATTTTTTTGCCGCTAATTTCTGAAAAAAAACATTCAAGCTCAGGACCGTGTCTATGCTGGTTTGCTAGCTTGTACGGTGAACAGGATTCGTTGATCTCAGAGAATAGTAAATTGGTTGCAGCTTTGCGTCCGGCGCCGCTGATTCCTGATTTGCCGTCAATAATGATTGATCTAGTGTCGATTGAATCAGCCATCGCTTCAAGTATCGGAGCGAGCGCTAGTATTGAAGAAGTTGTGTAGCAACCAGGGTTGCCGATTATTACTGCAGCTGATTTTGCAGCAGCTTTAATTTGAGCTCTATTAAATTCAACTAAACCATAAACAGCTTGAGCATTAATTGCTTGATCAGTTCTTTTAAAGCCGTACCACTTAGTATATAAATCTAAATCCTTGAACCTGTAGTCAGCACTAAGATCGATGCAATGGATTGATTTTGCAATTAGACCTGGTACATGTTTATGAGCAATTCCATTGGGAGTTGCAAAAAAGACTAGGTCAATCTCATTTTTGTTTAAATTAAGAATTGCTTCATCATCAATATCGCTACATTCGATATCTACTAAGCCTCTATATTCGCTGTAGATTGAGGAGAATTTCTGTCCAGCGTATTGCTGTGAAGCAAGGAAAACAATCTCTATATTGGGGTGTTTAGCCAGTAATCCAGTTAAAGTAGCTCCAGTATAGCCGGTGCTGCCTAAAATGCCTACTTTATATATCTTAGCCATTATTAGTTTTATAGCATATGTATGACGCTTGAAGGGTGAAATACATATTTGCGAAGCTTCGATATTTGCTTTAATATTAGTGCAATGTCTTATATTTTTAGATATCTGATTATCTGTTTGGCTTTTTGTTTTGCCAGTTTGGCTGCATCGGCTAAGCAAATTGAAATCAAAGAAATTGCACTTAATAATACGGTTCTTGAAGTGAACCATGATTCTGCTAGTGATTTGAAATTCAAAAAAAGAATTTATGAAAATCCACCAAGATTGGTCTTTGATATTATTGATGCGCATTTAGGTAATAAGAGCTTTGTTTATAATTTGCCAACGGGGTTGGATGTTACTAGGGCAAGAGTTGCTCAATTTGACGAGAATACTGTGAGAGTAGTTACAGAAGCTACTACGGTAACTGCACTTGAAAAAGTGAATATCGAAAATATTGGCAAGACTTTGTTTTTTAGGTATGCAATTAATGATGTAGTAATTCAGGATTTTGGTTTTGAAGATGGTAATATGCGTATCACGGCTGATGGCGCTTTAGTACCAAGATCAATCATGTTGGATAATCCTGAAAGGCTGGTGCTAGACCTTATTGGAGCCAAACTTAAAAGCCCAAGTCAAGCAAAAGTTTATCAAAATGGCACTGAAGAAATGAAAGTTACACAATTTGATTCTTCAATAGTCAGAGTTGTTTTTACTGGTAGAAATACTCATAAAAGAGAAGTTCGAATTAGCAATAATGAAATGCAGGTTTTAGTTCTGGGTGAGGGGAACGAGAAAGAAGAACAATTCAAAGTAGACAATAAAGTTTTGTCAATTAAGCTACAACGCAACACCAAAGAAGAAGTTGTTTATGCTGTTGAGTCTTTAAAGAACCTTGATTATAAATTTTTGAAACTGCATAATCCTGAACGCCTGGTAGTTGATTTGATTGGTTTGGATTATGACGATGCTCTTGGTGCAGAACAAATACCAGAGACTGAATTCGTTCAAGACTTGCGTTTTGGTTTAGCTACTTTGGGAAAACCTGTCACTAGAATTGTTTTTGATATGAAAACCAAGAATGTCATTGAGGAGTTTAAGGAATCAAATGGCTCTAAAACCCTGTTGATTAGAATGATTGGAGTTTCTGCTGACAAAGTTAAGGACGGTATAGAAATAGAAGCTGCCCAAAAAAGTGCCGGGACAGTAGTGGTCTTGGATGCCGGACATGGTGGCTATGATTCTGGTGCCGTTTATGGTGGTTATAACGAAAAAGACATCACACTTGATATTACCCGCAAGGTTCAGGAATATCTGGATGCTGCAGGAATCAATGTCTATATGGTGAGATCCGAGGATAGATTCATTTCACTAGCTGAAAGGGTTGAAGTAAGTAATGCCGTAGACCCTAAGATTTTTGTTTCGATTCACGTCAATGCTTTAATTACTAATCCAGAGATGCAGGGTTTGCAAAGCTATTATTATTCTACAACAGGAAAACAATTGGCTGCTGTGATACACAAGCAACTCTTAACTGATGTTAAAATGCCAGACCAAAGAATTAGGCATGCTAATTTCTGGGTGACGAAATTTACCAAAGCGCCTTCTGTTTTGTTAGAGCTTGGTTTTATGACCAATGTTGCAGAAAGAACGAAATTAGTGAAAGACAGTTATCAAAATGATTTAGCCAAATCAGTTGCACGAGGAATAATTAATTACCTGGAAGGTTTATGAGACTTGGCTTCTATGATTCAGGTTTGGGCGGGCTCTCAGTTCTAAAAGAGTTTATTGACAGGTACGGTTCAAAGTACTCATATGTATATTTCGGTGACTCAGCGCGGGCTCCTTATGGCACTAAGAGCGCTGAACAACTTAAGAGCTATGTTTTGGAGATTGCTGATTTTATGCAAGAGAAACAAGTTGATGTTTTGGTTTCTGCTTGTAATTCTAGTTCGATGTACCTTGATGAAATGAATTTCGAGGATTATTTTTTTCAAATTATAAGTTTGAATGATGTGCTGGCTAAGTATTTTGAAGCGAATCAATTTGATAAACCAGTTGCTTTGATCGCCACTCAAGCAACTATTGCTTCTGGGAGATATAAAAACTGGTCTGTGGATATTCACCCAGTTGCTTGTACCGATTTGGTGCCCCTTATTGAAACTGGTAAATTGGATGAAGCGAAACTAAATTGGCAAGCTCACTTGAAGAATTTGCCTGAGACTATTACAGACGTGATTATTGGTTGTACTCATTATTCTTTTTTAGCTAAGGGGGCAGATTATCATTTTATTGATCCTGCAAAACTGGTAGTTGAACAATTTGCAAGTTCTATTTTTGATGATGGTTTGTTGAATTATCAAACAAAAGATAAAGAATTAGATATTGATGTGCATTTTAGTAAAGCTGATGAGAAATACCTTGAGCTTGTTTCTAGTTTATTGGAAGGCAAGTAATCTTAAGGGCACACTGAATACTTGTTTTGAAAGTCGGAATTATTTCCAAAGGCAACACGCGCATTGCGCGCGGTTGCTACCTTTTTTGAGCGACCTGTATATCGAAACTGTGTTTCGAAACAGGTCTAAAGACTTGTTTTGAAAGTCGGAATTATTTCCAAAGGCAACACGCGCATTCCGCGCGGTTGCTACCTTTTTTGAGCGACCTGTATATCCTTAAGTTGCCTCGTGAGCACTCAACCATGTTTTGATTTTACTGTAATTGGCTTTAACATCATTATTGATGATATTATGGTTTGCTGAGGCTTGCATGCTGGTTTTAAGTTCTTGCATATTCGGTTTGCTAGCAAATAAATCAAATGACTCAAGTAAGTCTATGTCTAAAACGATACCTGTTCTGTTTAAATTAAAGGGATTGACTTTGAAATTGAATTCAAGAGGACCAAATTTTTTGCAAATCTTATTTTTGGGTTTTTTACGTTTTTGTGATTTTTCTAGACTCCTGTATGAATCTGTTTCAGTAGAGACTGTATTATTTTTTTTGAAGTCAAAGTCTGCGCTGTTAATTCCTTCAGGGATTTTAATTGTTTCAAGGATTTCATAGTTCTTGATGCCACTAGCCAAGGCTGGGCTGAAAGCTAGTGATAGAGCTAGAGTTATTGCGTATGTAAAATAGAGTAGGTTGTTTTGCATCTCTATTTGTTATTTACCCGATTTTGATTAACTCTTTGTTATCACCTAGGTGCCGCTATCTGAGGGTATTTGCTGCAGATGAACTAGAACTTGCGTG
Encoded here:
- a CDS encoding N-acetylmuramoyl-L-alanine amidase, translating into MSYIFRYLIICLAFCFASLAASAKQIEIKEIALNNTVLEVNHDSASDLKFKKRIYENPPRLVFDIIDAHLGNKSFVYNLPTGLDVTRARVAQFDENTVRVVTEATTVTALEKVNIENIGKTLFFRYAINDVVIQDFGFEDGNMRITADGALVPRSIMLDNPERLVLDLIGAKLKSPSQAKVYQNGTEEMKVTQFDSSIVRVVFTGRNTHKREVRISNNEMQVLVLGEGNEKEEQFKVDNKVLSIKLQRNTKEEVVYAVESLKNLDYKFLKLHNPERLVVDLIGLDYDDALGAEQIPETEFVQDLRFGLATLGKPVTRIVFDMKTKNVIEEFKESNGSKTLLIRMIGVSADKVKDGIEIEAAQKSAGTVVVLDAGHGGYDSGAVYGGYNEKDITLDITRKVQEYLDAAGINVYMVRSEDRFISLAERVEVSNAVDPKIFVSIHVNALITNPEMQGLQSYYYSTTGKQLAAVIHKQLLTDVKMPDQRIRHANFWVTKFTKAPSVLLELGFMTNVAERTKLVKDSYQNDLAKSVARGIINYLEGL
- a CDS encoding aspartate/glutamate racemase family protein encodes the protein MRLGFYDSGLGGLSVLKEFIDRYGSKYSYVYFGDSARAPYGTKSAEQLKSYVLEIADFMQEKQVDVLVSACNSSSMYLDEMNFEDYFFQIISLNDVLAKYFEANQFDKPVALIATQATIASGRYKNWSVDIHPVACTDLVPLIETGKLDEAKLNWQAHLKNLPETITDVIIGCTHYSFLAKGADYHFIDPAKLVVEQFASSIFDDGLLNYQTKDKELDIDVHFSKADEKYLELVSSLLEGK
- the argC gene encoding N-acetyl-gamma-glutamyl-phosphate reductase produces the protein MAKIYKVGILGSTGYTGATLTGLLAKHPNIEIVFLASQQYAGQKFSSIYSEYRGLVDIECSDIDDEAILNLNKNEIDLVFFATPNGIAHKHVPGLIAKSIHCIDLSADYRFKDLDLYTKWYGFKRTDQAINAQAVYGLVEFNRAQIKAAAKSAAVIIGNPGCYTTSSILALAPILEAMADSIDTRSIIIDGKSGISGAGRKAATNLLFSEINESCSPYKLANQHRHGPELECFFSEISGKKIELSFSPHLVPMSVGLLTTCYINFTKDTSEAQLRKLYETRYSAEQFIKVLEPELYPQTKWAVGTNKAFIQVNYDPRLKRATITCAIDNLMKGAAGQALQNMNLIFGLEEGLGLS